A single Diceros bicornis minor isolate mBicDic1 chromosome 7, mDicBic1.mat.cur, whole genome shotgun sequence DNA region contains:
- the LOC131408042 gene encoding olfactory receptor 51B6-like: MELNTSATSFLLTGSLGLEKEHHWISIPLSVVYISILLSDGILIFLIRDDHNLHEPMYYFLAMLAIKDLGMTLITMPTVLSMMWMNHREISHDACFLQVYFIHSLSIIESGILLTMAYDQFVAISNPLRYTSFLTNIQVIKIGVEVFIKGFVLILPLILPLYWFSCCRSHVLSHPLCLHQDVVKLACADITFNHLYPVVVIFPMVLLDCLTIFCSQVLIFKTLMNIASGEERSKALNTCISHICCILLFYVTVFGLTFIYQFRKNVPHLVHITMS; encoded by the coding sequence ATGGAACTTAACACCAGTGCCACATCCTTTCTGCTGACTGGCTCTCTGGGCCTGGAAAAGGAACACCACTGGATCTCCATCCCATTATCTGTAGTCTACATCTCCATACTTCTTAGCGATGGCATTCTCATATTTCTCATCAGAGATGACCATAACCTCCATGAGCCCATGTACTATTTCTTAGCCATGCTGGCAATCAAAGACCTTGGGATGACCCTGATTACAATGCCTACAGTTCTGAGTATGATGTGGATGAATCATAGGGAAATCAGCCATgatgcctgctttctccaagttTACTTCATCCATAGTCTCTCTATCATAGAGTCTGGAATTTTGCTCACCATGGCCTATGATCAGTTCGTTGCCATTAGCAACCCACTGAGATATACTTCCTTTCTTACCAACATCCAAGTCATAAAGATTGGAGTGGAAGTTTTTATAAAAGGGTTTGTTCTCATCTTGCCCCTGATATTGCCTCTCTATTGGTTTTCCTGTTGCAGATCCCATGTCCTCTCTCATCCATTATGCCTCCACCAGGATGTTGTCAAACTAGCCTGTGCTGACATCACCTTCAATCATCTGTATCCTGTTGTGGTGATATTTCCTATGGTCCTACTAGACTGCCTGACAATCTTTTGCTCCCAAGTTTTGATTTTCAAGACTCTCATGAACATTGCTTCTGGAGAGGAGAGGTCCAAGGCTCTCAACACTTGCATCTCTCACATCTGCTGCATCTTGCTCTTCTACGTCACTGTATTTGGTTTGACATTCATCTACCAATTTCGAAAGAATGTTCCTCATCTGGTACACATCACAATGAGCTAA